One window of Fusobacterium polymorphum genomic DNA carries:
- a CDS encoding PrpR N-terminal domain-containing protein yields MSEIAFLVSSERMFKKIKKYIDIENIIVVETTISNALEKAKKLIDEGVKVILTKLAIKIKIEDEIDIPILSIENNISDYIELLKEIDIKNNKIAFVDYIEASESLINLTKIISNDIVFKNFTSEEECEEIVKELKNKLYTVLIGSALTKKYANKYGLKSYEIEISKDSVLMYIEIAEQIIKFTDLKKSKDRVLKSIEIMIDNYLQNEEKMEKNILDKVTMNDVEKDKLIEGLKRNAFSLSNTAKDLGMSRTTLWRKLKKFNIIIE; encoded by the coding sequence ATGAGTGAAATTGCTTTTTTAGTTTCTAGTGAGAGAATGTTTAAAAAAATAAAAAAATATATAGATATAGAAAATATTATTGTAGTTGAGACAACAATTTCAAATGCTTTGGAAAAAGCAAAAAAGTTGATTGATGAAGGAGTAAAAGTAATACTTACAAAATTAGCTATAAAAATAAAAATAGAAGATGAGATAGATATTCCTATTTTAAGTATTGAAAATAATATTTCTGATTATATTGAACTTTTAAAAGAAATTGATATAAAAAATAATAAAATTGCTTTTGTTGACTATATTGAAGCATCAGAAAGTTTAATTAACCTTACTAAAATTATTTCCAATGATATAGTTTTTAAGAATTTTACAAGTGAAGAAGAATGTGAAGAAATAGTAAAAGAACTAAAAAATAAATTATATACAGTTTTAATTGGAAGTGCATTAACTAAGAAGTATGCTAATAAATATGGCTTGAAATCTTATGAGATAGAAATTTCAAAAGATTCAGTTTTAATGTATATTGAGATAGCAGAACAGATAATTAAATTTACAGATTTAAAGAAATCAAAAGATAGAGTATTAAAAAGTATAGAAATTATGATAGACAATTATTTACAAAATGAAGAAAAAATGGAAAAGAATATACTTGATAAAGTTACTATGAATGATGTTGAAAAAGATAAATTAATTGAAGGTTTAAAAAGAAATGCTTTCTCATTATCAAATACTGCAAAAGATTTAGGTATGAGTAGAACAACACTTTGGAGAAAATTGAAAAAGTTTAATATAATAATAGAATAA
- the citF gene encoding citrate lyase subunit alpha, with amino-acid sequence MKFNKNAVGREIPEYLEGIGELVPFKGVDAIKPTKKKAGAKLRMRIQNEPKIVASIEEAIKKSGLKDGMTISFHHHMRNGDTVVNRVLDIIAKMGIKDITLAPSSLSPCHGPVIEHIKSGVVTGIQSSGLREPLGDEISKGILKKPVIIRSHGGRARAIEDGELHIDVAFIAAPSCDEMGNMNGRTGKSACGSMGYAIVDAQYADYVIAITDNLVPFPNLPASIDQTLVDSVVVVDEIGDPKKIVSGAIRFSDNPRDLLIAQNAVKVIVNSGYFKDGFVYQTGAAGASLAVTSLLREEMIKQNIKASLGLGGITSQLVGLLEEGLMSALYDTQCFDLDAVRSIKENERHYEISASFYANPNTAGPAVNNLTFVMLGALEIDKDFNVNVMTKSDGTINQAVGGHQDTAAGAKISVILAPLMRARIPIIVDKVTTVCTPGEAVDVICTDYGIVVNPRRKDLIETLTKAGVELKTIEEMKEMAEQLTGKPDPVEFTDEIVGIVEYRDGSIIDVIKKVKD; translated from the coding sequence ATGAAATTTAATAAAAATGCAGTTGGCAGAGAAATTCCTGAATATTTAGAAGGAATTGGAGAATTAGTTCCTTTTAAAGGTGTAGATGCAATAAAACCAACTAAGAAAAAAGCTGGTGCAAAATTAAGAATGAGAATCCAAAATGAACCTAAAATAGTTGCTAGTATAGAAGAAGCAATTAAAAAATCTGGATTAAAAGATGGAATGACTATATCTTTCCACCATCATATGAGAAATGGAGATACTGTTGTAAATAGAGTTTTAGATATCATAGCTAAAATGGGAATTAAAGATATTACTCTAGCTCCTAGTTCTTTATCTCCTTGTCATGGACCTGTTATAGAACATATCAAAAGTGGTGTTGTTACAGGAATACAATCAAGTGGACTTCGTGAACCATTAGGGGATGAAATTTCAAAAGGTATACTTAAGAAACCTGTTATTATAAGAAGCCATGGTGGAAGAGCAAGAGCTATTGAAGATGGAGAATTACACATAGATGTTGCTTTCATTGCTGCTCCTAGCTGTGATGAAATGGGAAATATGAATGGAAGAACTGGGAAAAGTGCTTGTGGTTCTATGGGATATGCAATAGTTGATGCACAATATGCTGACTATGTTATAGCTATCACAGATAATTTAGTTCCTTTCCCAAATCTACCTGCAAGTATAGATCAAACATTAGTTGATTCAGTTGTAGTAGTTGATGAAATAGGAGATCCTAAGAAAATTGTTTCAGGTGCTATAAGATTTTCTGATAACCCAAGAGATTTATTGATTGCTCAAAATGCAGTTAAAGTAATAGTTAATTCTGGATATTTTAAAGATGGTTTTGTTTATCAAACAGGAGCTGCTGGTGCAAGTTTAGCAGTTACAAGCCTTTTAAGAGAAGAAATGATAAAACAAAATATAAAAGCGTCTTTAGGGCTTGGAGGAATCACTTCTCAATTAGTTGGACTTCTTGAAGAAGGACTTATGAGTGCTTTATATGATACTCAATGTTTTGACTTAGATGCAGTAAGATCTATAAAAGAAAATGAAAGACATTATGAAATCTCTGCTTCATTCTATGCAAATCCTAATACAGCAGGACCTGCTGTAAATAACTTAACTTTTGTAATGTTAGGTGCATTAGAAATAGATAAAGATTTTAATGTAAATGTTATGACTAAATCTGATGGTACAATTAACCAAGCAGTTGGAGGACACCAAGATACAGCTGCTGGTGCAAAAATTAGTGTAATACTTGCACCTCTTATGAGAGCAAGAATCCCTATAATAGTTGATAAAGTTACAACTGTATGTACTCCAGGAGAAGCAGTAGATGTTATCTGTACTGACTATGGAATAGTGGTAAATCCTAGAAGAAAGGATTTAATAGAAACTTTAACAAAAGCTGGTGTTGAATTAAAAACTATTGAAGAAATGAAAGAAATGGCTGAACAACTAACTGGTAAACCTGATCCTGTTGAATTTACTGATGAAATTGTTGGTATAGTTGAATATAGAGATGGTTCTATCATAGATGTTATTAAAAAAGTAAAAGATTAG
- the citD gene encoding citrate lyase acyl carrier protein, translating into MVLKTVGVAGTLESSDAMITVEPANQGGIVIDVSSSVKRQFGRQIEETVLNTIKELGVENANVKVVDKGALNYALIARTKAAVYRAAESHDYKF; encoded by the coding sequence ATGGTTTTAAAGACTGTTGGTGTTGCTGGAACATTAGAATCTAGCGATGCTATGATAACTGTTGAACCTGCCAATCAAGGTGGAATTGTTATTGACGTTTCAAGTTCAGTTAAAAGACAATTTGGAAGACAAATTGAAGAAACTGTACTTAACACTATAAAAGAATTAGGTGTTGAAAATGCTAATGTAAAAGTTGTAGATAAGGGTGCATTAAACTATGCTCTTATAGCTAGAACTAAGGCTGCTGTATATAGAGCTGCTGAATCTCATGATTATAAATTTTAG
- the citE gene encoding citrate (pro-3S)-lyase subunit beta yields MAIRDRLRRTMMFLPGNNPSMITDAYIYGPDSVMIDLEDATSVNQKDAARFLVSEALKTIDYKTTETVVRVNGLDTPFGADDIRAVVKAGVNVVRLPKTDTPDEIIAVDKLITEVEKEIGREGETLLMAAIESATGIMNVKEIALASKRLMGIALGAEDYVTNLKTSRSKHGWELYYAREAIVLAARNAGIYCFDTVYSDVNNLDGFRQEVQFIKDLGFDGKSCIHPKQVRIVHEIYTPTQKEIEKSIRIINGAKEAEAKGSGVISVDGKMVDNPIIMRAQRVLELAKASGIYKED; encoded by the coding sequence ATGGCAATTAGAGATAGATTAAGAAGAACTATGATGTTTTTACCTGGTAATAATCCATCAATGATTACAGATGCCTATATATATGGACCAGATTCTGTAATGATAGACTTGGAAGATGCTACTAGTGTAAACCAAAAAGATGCTGCAAGATTTTTAGTTTCTGAAGCTTTAAAAACAATAGACTATAAAACTACCGAAACTGTTGTAAGGGTAAATGGTTTAGATACTCCATTTGGAGCAGATGATATAAGAGCTGTTGTTAAAGCAGGAGTTAATGTTGTAAGACTTCCAAAAACTGATACTCCTGATGAAATAATAGCAGTTGATAAACTTATAACAGAAGTTGAAAAAGAAATTGGTAGAGAAGGAGAAACTCTACTTATGGCAGCTATTGAAAGTGCAACTGGTATTATGAATGTTAAAGAAATTGCTCTTGCTAGCAAAAGATTAATGGGTATAGCATTAGGAGCAGAAGACTATGTTACTAACTTAAAGACTTCAAGAAGTAAACATGGTTGGGAATTATATTATGCAAGAGAAGCTATTGTGCTTGCTGCAAGAAATGCGGGTATTTATTGCTTTGATACTGTTTATTCAGATGTAAATAACCTAGATGGTTTCAGACAAGAAGTTCAATTTATTAAAGATTTAGGATTTGATGGAAAATCTTGTATACATCCTAAACAAGTTAGAATAGTTCATGAAATTTATACACCAACTCAAAAAGAAATTGAAAAATCAATTAGAATTATAAATGGTGCTAAAGAAGCTGAAGCTAAGGGTTCAGGAGTTATATCTGTTGATGGTAAAATGGTTGATAACCCAATTATTATGAGAGCTCAAAGAGTTTTAGAATTAGCAAAAGCTAGTGGGATTTATAAGGAGGACTAA
- a CDS encoding oxaloacetate decarboxylase subunit alpha — protein sequence MNKIKIMETCLRDGHQSLMATRLTTAEMLPIIEKLDSVSYHSLEMWGGATFDAALRFLNEDPWERLREIKKRVKNTKLQMLLRGQNLLGYRNYADDIVERFVKKSIQNGIDIVRIFDALNDVRNLQTACEATKKYGGHAQLAMSYTISPVHTIEYYKNLALEMQEIGADSIAIKDMSGILLPEVAYELVKELKSILRVPVEVHTHATAGLASMTYIKAVEAGADIIDTAISPLSGGTSQPATESIVRAFQGTERETGFDLELLKEIAEYFKPIRAKYLQEGILNPQALMTEPSIVEYQLPGGMLSNFLSQLKMQKAEHKYEDVLREIPRVRADLGYPPLVTPLSQMVGTQAIFNILTGQRYKLVPNEIKNYVRGLYGKSPVPISEEIRKTIIGNEEVFTGRPADKIAPEYDKLVEETREFARSEEDVLSYALFPQVAKDFLIKKYENE from the coding sequence GTGAATAAGATTAAAATTATGGAAACTTGTCTGAGAGATGGACATCAATCACTTATGGCTACTCGTTTAACTACTGCTGAAATGTTACCAATAATTGAAAAATTAGATAGTGTTAGTTACCACTCATTAGAAATGTGGGGAGGGGCAACTTTTGATGCTGCTCTAAGATTTCTAAATGAAGATCCTTGGGAAAGATTAAGAGAAATTAAAAAGAGAGTTAAAAACACAAAACTTCAAATGTTACTTAGAGGACAAAACCTTTTAGGTTACCGTAATTATGCAGATGATATTGTTGAAAGATTTGTAAAAAAATCTATACAAAATGGAATAGATATAGTTCGTATATTTGATGCTTTAAATGATGTTCGTAACTTACAAACTGCTTGTGAAGCTACAAAAAAATATGGTGGTCATGCTCAACTTGCAATGAGTTACACTATCAGTCCTGTTCACACTATTGAATATTATAAAAATTTAGCTTTAGAAATGCAAGAAATTGGTGCAGACTCTATTGCTATCAAAGATATGTCTGGAATTTTATTACCTGAAGTTGCTTATGAATTAGTAAAAGAATTAAAATCTATTTTAAGAGTTCCTGTTGAAGTACACACTCATGCAACTGCTGGGCTTGCAAGTATGACTTACATTAAAGCTGTTGAAGCAGGAGCTGATATAATTGATACTGCTATATCTCCATTATCTGGAGGGACTTCTCAACCTGCAACAGAAAGCATTGTTAGAGCTTTCCAAGGAACTGAAAGAGAAACTGGTTTTGACTTAGAATTATTAAAAGAAATAGCAGAATATTTCAAACCTATAAGAGCAAAATATTTACAAGAAGGTATCTTAAATCCTCAAGCTCTTATGACTGAACCAAGTATAGTTGAATATCAATTACCTGGTGGAATGTTATCTAACTTCCTTTCTCAATTAAAAATGCAAAAAGCTGAACACAAATATGAAGATGTTTTAAGAGAAATTCCAAGAGTTAGAGCAGACCTAGGTTATCCACCATTAGTTACTCCACTTAGTCAAATGGTAGGAACACAAGCTATATTTAATATATTAACTGGACAAAGATATAAATTAGTTCCAAATGAAATAAAGAACTATGTAAGAGGACTTTATGGTAAGAGTCCAGTGCCTATATCAGAAGAAATTAGAAAAACAATTATAGGAAATGAAGAAGTATTTACAGGAAGACCTGCTGATAAAATAGCTCCTGAATATGATAAATTAGTGGAAGAAACAAGAGAATTTGCAAGAAGTGAAGAAGATGTATTATCTTATGCTCTTTTCCCACAAGTTGCAAAAGATTTCTTAATAAAAAAATATGAAAATGAGTAA
- a CDS encoding N-6 DNA methylase, whose product MEKIKKFFDIKTIQINREYYEKLKKVDYTKLEDELYGYLFVCNDILSSELSTKYEKEEMLRLMFEEPEEFERIQEEIKEEIERFGIEELDEDTKEYFNKISAKNFFPYPDTRLMMVVGAYVLLILQEPLLEKNFDSSIIENSNLPKELQGIIIPYISNPCFKMQLFSLINKFEKDELLAFIVFGFSFDHYCKYQTKKEDSIYKSCDSLSEGLIKLFLNILDIKDNEEILNLYSDLGDFLVASSLSNSSVTIYGSEDYFVRDKLSILKASLFSNNIKFENTDKENGIVFNDSAEENISTLKYFENRESQKVDKIFLNLSQILGYYKNNIKEVTEEYRSKLENNFKIPNEILKNTSLEWIFHILLINQLKEKGKGISLVKTNILYEPKNKNIRKYFVENGYIESIIYLPKNMLIDYPFPLALIVFSKENKKIKFIDAYKFCKMEKFKIEFIDNYFKNPKISEIKEQNINIIIDTNVEKIIDLINNQKNIKESFSKKIEDIVEKDYNLVVTENFEILVDILKKFKNEIKFKDIIKNIVRGSQKTISKFKSEEETQYIYLSLSDINDGLIEFKNIENYLKEVPKNQEKFFIKNNSILLSKYGSSPKLAISQIPDDKKVIPSGNFIIIEVDEEKLNPWYLMSYFSSGFGSEKLKETYTEAKNDTISIRKLENIEIPVPPIKEQEKIAKEYRESLKKIEEMKKKLKNEIQNSKEIFIKYSGGLV is encoded by the coding sequence ATGGAAAAAATAAAAAAATTTTTTGATATAAAAACTATACAAATAAATAGAGAATACTATGAAAAATTAAAAAAAGTAGATTATACTAAATTAGAAGATGAATTATATGGCTATTTATTTGTTTGTAATGATATATTATCTAGTGAATTAAGTACAAAATATGAAAAAGAAGAAATGCTACGATTGATGTTTGAAGAACCAGAAGAATTTGAAAGAATACAAGAGGAAATAAAAGAAGAAATTGAACGCTTTGGAATTGAGGAATTAGATGAAGATACGAAAGAGTATTTCAACAAGATATCTGCAAAAAACTTTTTTCCTTATCCTGATACAAGATTAATGATGGTAGTAGGTGCATATGTTTTATTAATACTACAAGAACCTTTATTAGAAAAGAATTTTGATTCTTCTATTATTGAAAATTCAAATTTACCTAAGGAACTTCAGGGAATTATAATTCCATATATTTCAAATCCTTGCTTTAAAATGCAACTTTTTTCATTAATAAATAAATTTGAAAAAGATGAACTATTAGCTTTTATAGTATTTGGTTTTAGTTTTGATCATTATTGTAAATATCAGACTAAAAAAGAAGATAGTATATACAAAAGCTGTGATTCATTATCTGAAGGTTTGATAAAATTATTTTTAAATATTTTAGATATTAAAGATAATGAAGAAATTTTAAATTTATATTCTGATTTAGGAGACTTTCTAGTAGCAAGCTCTCTATCTAATTCTAGTGTAACTATTTATGGAAGTGAAGACTATTTTGTAAGAGATAAACTTTCTATACTAAAAGCTTCTCTATTCTCTAATAATATAAAGTTTGAAAATACAGATAAAGAAAATGGAATAGTATTTAACGATTCAGCTGAAGAAAATATAAGTACATTAAAATATTTTGAAAATAGAGAGTCACAAAAGGTAGATAAAATATTTTTAAATCTTTCTCAAATTTTAGGATACTATAAAAATAACATAAAAGAAGTTACAGAAGAATATAGGAGTAAATTAGAAAATAATTTTAAAATCCCAAATGAAATTCTAAAAAATACTTCTTTAGAATGGATATTTCATATATTATTAATAAATCAATTAAAAGAGAAAGGAAAAGGAATTTCTCTTGTGAAAACAAATATATTATATGAACCTAAAAATAAAAATATCAGGAAATATTTTGTAGAAAATGGTTACATAGAATCTATTATTTATCTTCCTAAAAATATGTTAATTGATTATCCATTTCCATTAGCATTGATAGTTTTTAGTAAAGAAAATAAAAAAATAAAATTTATAGATGCTTATAAATTCTGTAAAATGGAAAAATTTAAAATAGAATTTATTGATAATTATTTTAAAAATCCTAAAATAAGTGAAATTAAGGAGCAAAATATTAATATAATAATAGATACTAATGTAGAAAAAATAATAGATTTAATAAATAATCAAAAAAATATTAAAGAATCTTTTTCAAAAAAAATAGAAGATATTGTAGAGAAAGATTACAATCTTGTTGTTACTGAAAATTTTGAAATTTTAGTAGATATATTAAAAAAATTTAAAAATGAAATAAAATTTAAAGATATTATTAAAAATATTGTAAGAGGTAGTCAAAAAACAATAAGTAAGTTTAAAAGTGAGGAGGAAACTCAATATATTTATCTATCCTTATCTGATATAAATGATGGACTGATTGAATTTAAAAATATTGAAAATTATCTTAAAGAAGTTCCTAAAAATCAAGAGAAATTCTTTATAAAAAATAATTCTATTTTATTGTCTAAGTATGGAAGCTCACCGAAATTAGCTATTTCTCAGATTCCTGATGATAAAAAAGTTATACCTAGTGGAAACTTTATTATTATTGAAGTTGATGAAGAAAAATTAAATCCTTGGTATTTAATGTCATATTTTTCTAGTGGTTTTGGAAGTGAAAAATTAAAAGAGACTTATACTGAAGCTAAAAATGATACTATATCTATTAGAAAATTAGAAAATATTGAAATTCCAGTTCCACCAATAAAAGAACAGGAAAAGATTGCTAAGGAATATAGAGAATCATTAAAGAAAATTGAAGAAATGAAAAAAAAGTTAAAAAATGAAATTCAAAATTCAAAAGAAATTTTTATAAAATATAGTGGAGGCTTAGTATGA
- the ybaK gene encoding Cys-tRNA(Pro) deacylase has product MKKTNAIRELEIHKIEHIVREYEVDEEHLDAVSVALKTNEDITRVFKTLVLLNEKREMIVACIPGMEKLDLKKLAKLSNHKKLEMLPMKDLFSMTGYVRGGCSPIGIKKKHTVFIHKSALDNKTILVSGGLRGLQIEIEPQKLIDYLKMVVGDIIEDVNIEF; this is encoded by the coding sequence ATGAAAAAGACAAATGCTATTAGAGAACTAGAAATACACAAAATTGAACATATAGTTAGAGAATATGAAGTTGATGAAGAACATTTAGATGCAGTTAGTGTAGCACTAAAAACTAATGAAGATATTACAAGAGTTTTTAAAACTTTGGTTTTATTGAATGAAAAAAGAGAGATGATAGTTGCATGTATTCCAGGAATGGAAAAGTTAGATTTAAAAAAGTTAGCAAAACTATCAAATCATAAAAAATTAGAAATGTTACCTATGAAAGATTTATTCTCAATGACAGGATATGTTAGAGGAGGTTGTTCTCCTATTGGGATAAAGAAGAAACATACTGTCTTTATCCATAAATCGGCACTTGATAATAAGACAATTTTAGTAAGTGGAGGTTTAAGAGGCTTACAAATTGAGATAGAACCTCAAAAATTAATAGATTATTTAAAGATGGTAGTTGGGGACATTATTGAAGATGTAAATATAGAATTTTAA
- a CDS encoding 2-hydroxycarboxylate transporter family protein: MAKKNFKELFDPKESKWGGISLPMFLCALIVVAIVVYVPFGLDKEGNPGSFLRPNFLIMFSALAVFGLLFGEIGDRIPFWNDYIGGGTILVFFMAAVFGTYNLVPENFMKAVNVFYGKQPVNFLEMFIPALIVGSVLTVDRKTLIKSISGYIPLIIIGVIGASIGGIVVGLIFGKNPIDIMMNYVLPIMGGGTGAGAVPMSEMWASKTGRPASEWFAFAISILSIANVFAILCGALLKKLGEAKPNLTGNGELIIDNSKEAIRDKEVDVKPELTDTTAAFILTGVLFMVAHILGEVWESLNIGFDLHRLVFLILLTMFLNIANLVPDKIKAGAKRMQTFFSKHTIWILMAAVGFTTDVKEIAKAAAPSNILIALAIVLGAVGFIMLVARTMKFYPVEAAITAGLCMANRGGAGDVAVLGAADRMELMSFAQISSRIGGAMMLVLGSVMFSFFAS, translated from the coding sequence ATGGCAAAAAAAAATTTTAAAGAATTATTTGACCCTAAAGAGTCTAAATGGGGTGGAATAAGCTTACCAATGTTCTTATGTGCATTGATTGTTGTAGCTATTGTTGTCTATGTTCCTTTTGGGCTAGACAAAGAAGGAAACCCTGGAAGTTTTTTAAGACCTAATTTCTTAATTATGTTCTCAGCTCTTGCTGTATTTGGATTATTATTTGGAGAAATAGGGGATAGAATTCCTTTCTGGAATGATTATATTGGTGGGGGAACTATTCTAGTTTTCTTTATGGCTGCTGTTTTTGGAACTTATAACTTAGTGCCTGAGAATTTTATGAAAGCTGTAAATGTTTTCTATGGAAAACAACCAGTAAACTTCTTGGAAATGTTTATTCCTGCATTGATTGTTGGTTCTGTTTTGACTGTTGATAGAAAAACACTTATAAAATCAATAAGTGGATATATTCCTTTAATTATCATTGGGGTTATTGGAGCATCTATTGGTGGAATAGTTGTTGGACTTATCTTTGGAAAAAATCCTATTGATATTATGATGAACTATGTACTTCCAATAATGGGTGGAGGAACTGGAGCTGGAGCTGTACCTATGTCTGAAATGTGGGCTTCAAAAACTGGTAGACCTGCATCTGAATGGTTTGCTTTTGCTATTTCTATCTTAAGTATAGCTAATGTTTTTGCAATTTTATGTGGAGCTTTACTTAAAAAATTAGGAGAAGCTAAACCTAATCTAACAGGAAATGGTGAATTAATTATTGACAATTCAAAAGAAGCTATAAGAGATAAAGAGGTTGATGTAAAACCTGAACTTACGGATACAACTGCTGCATTTATTTTAACAGGGGTTTTATTTATGGTGGCTCATATCTTAGGAGAAGTTTGGGAAAGTCTTAATATAGGATTTGATTTACATCGTTTAGTATTCTTAATTCTTCTAACTATGTTCTTAAACATTGCTAACCTAGTTCCTGATAAAATAAAAGCTGGAGCAAAAAGAATGCAAACTTTCTTCTCTAAGCATACAATTTGGATATTAATGGCTGCTGTTGGATTTACAACAGATGTAAAAGAAATTGCAAAGGCCGCTGCACCATCAAATATATTAATTGCTCTTGCAATAGTTTTAGGTGCTGTTGGATTTATTATGTTAGTTGCTAGAACTATGAAATTTTATCCTGTTGAAGCTGCTATCACTGCTGGACTTTGTATGGCAAACAGAGGTGGAGCTGGAGACGTTGCAGTTCTAGGTGCTGCTGATAGAATGGAACTTATGTCATTTGCACAAATATCTTCTCGTATAGGAGGAGCTATGATGTTAGTGCTTGGTTCTGTAATGTTTAGTTTCTTTGCATCATAA
- the citG gene encoding triphosphoribosyl-dephospho-CoA synthase CitG: MKMSNKEVAKLATKALLYEVSISPKAGLVSRLSNGSHKDMDFFTFIDSALSLDEYFSECFVYGQENDFYSPNFFKNLRDLGKKAEKEMYKATNGINTHKGTIFSMGILISVLSSYFKETDEVDLKVLSNKIKNMCSPLLNELENTNDFSTYGEKVFKNYHLTGARGLALSGYNVVLLDGINKLKEFTKILDFETSCILLLFYYISILDDTNIVNRANFETLKEIQILCKNLYEENSKFSSKEKIRNEMSKLNDIFIEKNVSAGGSADLLILTIFIYFIK, encoded by the coding sequence ATGAAAATGAGTAATAAAGAAGTTGCTAAATTAGCAACAAAAGCTCTTTTATATGAGGTGAGTATAAGCCCAAAAGCTGGGCTTGTAAGTCGCCTTAGTAATGGCTCTCATAAAGATATGGACTTCTTTACTTTCATTGATTCAGCGCTTTCCTTAGATGAATATTTTTCTGAATGTTTTGTCTATGGTCAAGAAAATGATTTTTATTCTCCTAATTTTTTTAAAAATTTAAGAGATTTAGGAAAGAAAGCTGAAAAAGAAATGTATAAAGCTACTAATGGTATTAATACTCATAAAGGTACTATTTTCTCAATGGGAATTTTAATTTCTGTTTTATCTAGTTATTTTAAAGAAACTGATGAAGTAGATTTAAAGGTATTAAGTAACAAAATTAAAAATATGTGTTCTCCTCTTTTAAATGAATTGGAAAATACAAATGATTTTTCTACTTATGGTGAAAAAGTATTTAAAAATTATCATTTAACTGGTGCAAGAGGATTAGCTCTTTCTGGTTATAACGTAGTTTTACTTGATGGAATAAATAAATTAAAAGAGTTTACAAAAATTTTAGATTTTGAAACTTCTTGTATTTTACTTTTATTTTATTATATCTCTATTTTAGATGATACTAATATAGTAAATAGAGCAAATTTTGAAACTCTAAAAGAAATTCAAATACTGTGTAAAAATCTTTATGAAGAAAATAGTAAATTTTCATCAAAAGAAAAAATAAGAAATGAAATGTCAAAATTAAATGATATTTTTATAGAAAAGAATGTAAGTGCTGGTGGCAGTGCTGATTTATTAATTTTAACAATTTTTATATATTTTATAAAATAA